The following nucleotide sequence is from Cyclobacteriaceae bacterium.
AGGTCTGGATCTTTTCAAAGCGATCCAGCTCTGCAGATTTCTTTTTGTTGGCTTTTGACTCACCGTAAAGAACTTCCAGAGACTTCACCAGATCTTCAAAGTCGTCCTTGTTTGAATTCTTGAAAGAGACAATCACTTCCGCCACTTTTTCTTTATAGACTTTCAACTCTACTTCACCTGTATAGATCTTTACGCTTACGCGATCCTTTACCAGGAAAAGCTTGGTGTCTGCATTGTCCAGGGTCTTGGTGAACTTGGCCCTGTCTTTATAAGTGGAAATATCTTCTGCGATCTTGAAGTCCTTGAAACCACCTTTTTTATCCAGCTCGTCTGTGGACTGAGCGAATGAGTTGATAGAAACAAACAGGATCAGAATGACAAATAAGTGCTTCATAATAGGTTTTAATTAATGACAGAAGTCAAAGGTAACAAATTGGCTTCTCAATTCTGATGGCTAATTAATCCATCCCCTGTCGCTGGCACTCTTGGAGTACCAGATCAGGTAAGCACCGATTACGATGATCATCACCGGCATCACCATGCCACCAGGTCCGTAAACTTCGATTGAATTGCTGATAAAGAAAGAATGGATCATCTGTACTACAATACCAACAAATGAGATCATGAAAATGGTAGTAGCGAGTTTTTTTCTCATAAGCAAAAGTACGCTGGCAAGTGCTCCACCGAAGACTGCGATAGCAAAGGCCATCGTTGCCCACATCGGTATGTTGGTGTACAGGGCTTGTTCATTTTCCGGTAATGCCTGAATCGCTTCCGGCGTCATCATGATTTGCATAACATAGGCAGACACGCCCATTAAATTCCATAGCAGTGCAAGCACGCCGATGATCCAGAAGGTAGTAGCAGGTTTTATTGCTGTAGTCATAGTGTTTGGTTTAGGGGAGACACATACAACTTAGGCAGATTTTCTGAAATTTAAAAGTAGTGGTATCTAAATACCAAGGACATCCTTAACAAACCTGCCCGATTTCTTCATGGTGGCTTTCACTGTATTAAGATTGATCACGTCTTCCACGGTAGGTTTCAACGCGTGGATAAAAGCATTCTTCAGAATGGACACAATGCCGGAAAAAATATTGATATGAGGATCATCCAGCTTCCCTTTGATCTGGATCTTCGTTGCTACCTGATCTTCTGATTTATTCTTAAGCAGTTGATAGGCACCGGCCACGAGCCCTTCCCATAGTCGCGTAAAGAACTTGTCGTCTTTGTCCTGAGCGCTGATAACATCCAGGTCGCGGATAATAGGTTTGATATAACCGTTGAACTCCCCTTCACGCGCTGCCACCTCCATGTACATTTCAAAAGTGCCTGCACTCACATCCAGTCCTGCATAAGATCTCAGAAAATCATTCATGAGTGGAAGACTTACCTTCTCAAGTTTGGTGTTCATATCGAACGTAAGCTGATCGTTGAGAGGATCAAGCTTCATTTCAAACGTGAGTTTGCCACCATATACGCTGCCGCCGATGCTGACCCTCGCGGGAAGTTCACTGCTGTTGTGATCTATGTTGGTGAGATTAAGGATCGTCACTTCGAGATCCGTTAGTTCAAGATTCACAGGTCCCTTCGCGCCTTGCGAAAGGTAGATGCCTTTGCCTTTTACACATTGGAGGTTGATGACGAAGGGCATCATCTGTGTTAATTCATTTTTAAGATTAAAAGGAGTGGTTATGCTGTCCGTATTCCTGGTTTCTTTTTTGTCGGACGTGATGATGATCTGACCTTCTTCGATGAGGATGTCGGCTTTGAATATCTTTTTTAATAATGATCTGAATTGAATGGAAGCGATGACGGAAGAAGCGGTGAAGAAAGGAATCTCCGCTCCTGCAGGAGT
It contains:
- a CDS encoding DUF748 domain-containing protein, coding for MFLYSSPNQTLWLSPGTLFAIPIPMIILAIILTIISILILLRLLLPSWMLNKINTRLAKSAEYKGRVERLSLSLLNQKVKLHSVRINKLTPAGAEIPFFTASSVIASIQFRSLLKKIFKADILIEEGQIIITSDKKETRNTDSITTPFNLKNELTQMMPFVINLQCVKGKGIYLSQGAKGPVNLELTDLEVTILNLTNIDHNSSELPARVSIGGSVYGGKLTFEMKLDPLNDQLTFDMNTKLEKVSLPLMNDFLRSYAGLDVSAGTFEMYMEVAAREGEFNGYIKPIIRDLDVISAQDKDDKFFTRLWEGLVAGAYQLLKNKSEDQVATKIQIKGKLDDPHINIFSGIVSILKNAFIHALKPTVEDVINLNTVKATMKKSGRFVKDVLGI